CGGGCCTTCGTACCACGCCATGTTGTCGGTCTTCTCGACGACGTTGTCGCCGGCCAGGGCCGACAGCGGGATCGCGGTGATGTCCTGCAGGCCGAGGCTCTTCGCGAACTCGGTGTAGGCGCCGACGATGCGGTCGTAGACGCTGCGGTCGTAGTTCACCAGGTCCATCTTGTTGACGGCGACGATCACATGCTCGATCTGCAGCAGCTTGGCGATGGTCGAGTGGCGCTTCGTTTGCGTCAGCAGCTCCACGCTGCCGTCGTCGTTCAGCTTCACCTTCGAGACGTCCACCAGGATGATCACGGCGTCCGCGGTCGAGGCGCCGGTCACCATGTTACGGGTGTACTGCTCGTGGCCGGGCGTGTCGGCGATGATGAACTTGCGCTTCGGCGTGGCGAAGTAACGGTAGGCGACGTCGATCGTGATGCCCTGTTCGCGCTCGGCTTCGAGGCCGTCGGTCAGCAGGGACAGGTCGATGGTGTCGCCCACGGTGCGCTTGTGCTTCGAGCGCGACACGGCTGCCAGCTGGTCGGCGAAGATGCCCTTGCTGTCGTACAGCAGGCGGCCGATCAGGGTGCTCTTGCCGTCGTCGACGGAGCCGGCGGTGATGAAGCGCAGCAGCGAAGCCTGGCCGGACTGGTCGGCCTGGTGATTGAGGTCGGTGCTGGTGGTGACGGTGCGGGCGTTCATCAGAAATATCCTTGTTTCTTGCGTTTTTCCATCGACGCTTCCGAGGTCTGGTCGTCCATGCGGGTCGCGCCGCGCTCGGTGATCTGGGTGATCGCGGTTTCGGCGATGATGTCGTCCGGCGTCGAGGCGGTCGAGGCCACCGGGCAGGTGCAGGAGATGTCGCCGACGGTGCGGAAGCGCACGACCTGGGTCTCGACCTGCTCGCCTTCGCGGGCCGGGGTCAGCGGGGTCAGCGGCACCAGCAGGCCGTTGCGCGGGATCACCTGGCGCTCGTGCGCATAGTAGATCGGGGGCAGGGCCAGCTTCTCGCGGGCGATGTACTGCCAGACGTCGAGCTCGGTCCAGTTCGAGATCGGGAACACGCGCATGTTCTCGCCCGGGTGCACGCGGGTGTTATACAGGTCCCACAGTTCGGGGCGCTGGGCCTTCGGGTCCCACTGGCCGAATTCGTCGCGGAAGGAGAAGATGCGCTCCTTGGCGCGCGCCTTTTCCTCGTCGCGGCGGGCGCCGCCGATGCAGGCGTCGAAGCCGTATTCGGCGATGGTTTCCAGCAGCGTGACGGCCTGGGCCGCGTTGCGCGAATCGGTTTGCGGGTTACGCAGGCGCACCGTGCCCTTCCTGATCGATTCCTCGACCGAGCCGACGATCAGGCGTTCGCCCAGTTCGGCGGCGCGCGCGTCGCGGAAGGCGATCACTTCGTCGAAGTTGTGGCCGGTGTCGATGTGCACCAGCGGGAAGGGGAATTTGCCGGGGCGGAAAGCCTTCTCGGCCAGGCGCAGCAGCACCACGGAGTCCTTGCCGCCCGAGAACAGCAGGGCCGGATTCGCGCACTCGGCCGCGACTTCGCGCAGGATGTGGATCGCTTCCGATTCGAGGGCGTCGAGGTGGCGCGAGTTCACGTCAAAATTCGCGTCGCCGAGCGCGCCTGGGGTATCAGTAAAAGTCGTCATGATGGCTGTGCCTGTCAATGTCTTGTGTTCGTCCGCGCCGTTCAGGCGGCCACGGATTTGATGCGGATAAGTTTGCCGTCGACCAGGTGCAGGCCGCATTCCTTGGATTCCGGGTTTTCCCACCACCAGCGGCCGGCGCGGATGTCCTCGCCCGGCTGGATCGCCCGGGTGCAGGGCTCGCAGCCGATCGAGGGATAGCCGCGCTCGTGCAGGCTGTTGTAGGGCACGTCGTTGGCGCGGATGTATTCCCAGACGTCCTGCTCGGACCAGTCGGCCAGCGGATTGAACTTGGCCATGCCGTGCGCGGCGTCGTCTTCCTGCACGGCCAGTTCGGCGCGGGTGGTCGACTGGGCGCGGCGCTGGCCGGTGATCCAGGCCTTCTTGCCGGACAGGGCGCGGCCGAGCGGCTCGACCTTGCGCACGCGGCAGCATTCCTTGCGCATCTCGACGCTGTCGTAGAAGGCATTCAGGCCGTTCTGCGTCACGTACTGCTCGACCAGTTCCGGTTGCGGCCGGAACAGTGCGATCTCGGTGCCGTAGTGGGCCTTGACCTTGTCCAGCACGTCCAGCGTTTCCTTGTGCAGGCGGCCGGTTTCCAGCGAAAAGATGCCGATCGGCAGGGCAGCCTTCAGGATCAGGTCGGTCAGGACCATGTCCTCGGCCGCCAGGCTGGAAGCGAACACGGCCGGCGAATGATCGCGCGCGATGCGCTCCAGGATGCCGCGGGTTTCTTCTGTCCGCAGGTGCAGGTCGCTCATGATCTTTCCTTAGATACCCGCGCCGACGTCGCTGTGTTCCAGCGGCACGTCGCGCTTTACGCGGCGGAACAGCGGCAGCGGTTGATCGCTTGACGCCTGGTAGGTTTCCGAGAAGACGGTCAGGCCCTTCAGTGCGTCCTGGATCGAACGGTCCTGGCGCGTCGCATAGGCGTCGAAGCCGCAGCGATGCATCTGGAACAACTGGTCGCGCAGCACGTCGCCGATCGCGCGCAGCTCGCCGGTGTAGCCCAGGCGCTTGCGCAGGTTGAAGGCGATCGAATAGCCGCGGCCATCCGTGAACTTCGGGAAGTCGACGGCGATCACGCCGAACTTGTCCAGCTCGTCCTGGACGGCCGATGCCAGTTCGTCGGGGGCGAACCACAGGCCGATCTCGCCGGCGCGCTGCACCAGTTCGTCGCGCCGGGCCTGCCAGACCTTCAGCGGGACGATGACTTTGCCGGCCGGGATCTCGACCGTTTCCGGGGTCTCCCCCTCGTCGAGGCGCAGGACGCGCCAGTCGTCGGCGACGACCGCGCGGCCCTTGATGATCTGTTCGTGGTGCTGCAGCTTAGGCATATTGGTCTTCTCCGACTGCCAGTTCGCCCGCCGGGATCGGCGTGGCATACACATGTTCCTTGAACGGGTTGACCCCGAGGCGCTGGGTGACGTCGACGAAGCGCTCGCCGTCGACGCGCTCGCGCAGGTAGACGTCGAGCAGGCGCTGCACGACTTCCGGCATCTGCGAGGCCGAGAACGAGGGGCCGATGATCTTGCCGAGGGCGGCTTCATTGCCCTGGGCGCCGCCGATCGACACCTGGTACCACTCGGAACCGTCCTTGTCGACGCCCAGGATGCCGATATGGCCGACGTGGTGGTGGCCGCAGGCATTGATGCAGCCGGAGATGTTCAGTTCGATGTCGCCGATGTCGTGCTGGAAGTCGATGTCATCGAAGCGCTGGGCGATGGCGGCGGCGATCGGGATCGATTTCGCGTTCGCCAGCGAGCAGTAGTCGCCGCCCGGGCAGGCGATGATGTCGGTCAGCAGGCCGATGTTCGGCGTCGCCAGGCCCTTGGCCTTGGCCAGCTGCCAGATCTCGAACAGCTTCGACTGCTCGACGTCGGCCAGCACCAGGTTCTGCTCGTGGGTCACGCGCAGTTCGCCGAAGCTGTACTTGTCGGCCAGGTCGGCCACGAAATCCATCTGCTCGGCGGTGGCGTCGCCCGGCGGCACGCCGGTCTTCTTCAGCGACAGCACGACCGAGGCGTAGCCCGCCATCTTGTGCGGCTTGACGTTGCGCTGCAGCCAGTTGCCGAAGGCCTTGTTGTCTTCCGCATCTTTCCCGCCAGCGGCGCGCGGATCGATATTTTCCAGCGCGGCATACGGCGGCGGCGTGAAGTAGGCGGCGACGCGGTCCAGTTCTTCGCGGGTCAGGGTTTCCGGGCCGTCCTTCAGGTCGGCGAATTCCTGTTCGACCAGGCGCGCGAATTCTTCCGCGCCCACGGCTTTCACCAGGATCTTGATGCGGGCCTTGTACTTGTTGTCGCGGCGGCCGAACTGGTTGTACACGCGCATGACCGCCTCGAGGTAGGTCAGCAGGTCCTGCCAGGGCACGAACTCGTTGATCGTGCTGCCGATGATCGGGGTACGGCCGAGGCCGCCGCCAACCATGAACTTGAAGCCGACGTCGCCGGCCGCGTTGCGCACGGCGGTCAGGCCGATGTCGTGCACGGCGATCGCGGCGCGGTCCTGGACGGCACCGTTGACCGCGATCTTGAACTTACGGGGCAGGGCGATGAATTCCGGGTGGAAGGTACTCCACTGGCGGATGAGCTCGCAGAACGGGCGCGGATCGATGATCTCGTCCGCGGCCACGCCGGCGAACTGGTCGGTCGTGGTGTTGCGGATGCAGTTGCCCGAGGTCTGGATCGCGTGCATTTCCACCGAAGCCAGGTCGGTCAGGATGTCCGGGGTCTGCTCCAGCTCGATCCAGTTGAACTGGATGTTCTGGCGCGTCGTGAAGTGGCCGTAGCCGCGGTCGTAGGTGCGGGCGATGTGCGCGAACATGCGCAGCTGCTTGGTCGAGAGCAGGCCGTAGGGCACCGCGATGCGCAGCATGTAGGCATGGCGCTGCATGTACAGGCCGTTCTGCAGGCGCAGCGGCAGGAATTCTTCTTCGGTCAGCTCGTCGTTGAGGCGGCGCTGCACCTGGTCGCGGTACTGGGCGATGCGCTCACGTACGATGAGATGGTCGTATTGGTCGTAACGGTACATTTTTTCCGATCCTCGAATGGCCATCGACGCTGGGTGCGCGGACAGGCCCGGTAGACTATGCGCAATCTTAATAAAACGGCGTCTTATTCCAAACTACTGAGAATTTATTTGCTTATATGAGCCAGTGGCATAAGCATGCTTGTAAAATGCGTATCAGGCTTCTATCAATACAAAAAGGGCAATGAACCTACATCAATTACGCTTTGTGCGCGAAGCGGTCCGCCAGAACTTCAACCTGACCGACGCCGCCAAGGCGCTGTTTACGTCCCAGCCCGGCGTCTCGAAGGCCATCATCGAGCTCGAGGACGAGCTCGGGGTCGACATCTTTACCCGTCACGGCAAGCGCATCCGCGGCCTGACCGAGCCGGGCCGGCTGGTGCTGGAGTCCGTCGAGCTGATCATGCAGGAGATCGAGAGCCTGAAGCGGATCGGCAAGGAATACGCGGCCCAGGACAGCGGCAGCTTCATCATCGCCACAACCCATACCCAGGCCCGCTACATGCTGCCGAAGGTGGTGCAGGCTTTCATGCTGAAGTTCCCCAAGGTGCGGCTGTCGCTGCTGCAGGGCAATCCGCGCCAGATCGCGGAAATGGTCAAGAACGACCAGGCGGATCTCGCCATCGCCACCGAATCGATCGCCGCCGTCGACGGCCTGATCACGCTGCCGTGCTACCAGTGGGAACACGTGCTGGTGGTGCCGCACGAACATGCGCTGACGCGCTCGAAGGCGATTTCGCTGGAAGAGATCGCCGGCTATCCCCTGATCACGTATGATGCCGCCTTCGCCGGCCGCAGCAAGATCGACCACGCCTTCGAACTGCGCAACCTGAAGCCCGACGTGCTGCTGGAAGCGATCGATGCCGACGTCATCAAGACCTATGTCGAGTTGGGCATGGGCGTGGGCATCATCGCCGGCATGGCCTTCGATCCGGAACGCGACCGCAATCTGCGTGCGATTCCCGTGGGCCAGCTGTTCGGGATGAATGTCTCGCGCGTGGCGGTGAAGCAGGGCGCTTACCTGCGCAGCTACATTTATACTTTCATCGAGCTGCTCGCGCCGACGCTCAACCGCAAGATGGTCGAGTCGGCGATGCGCGGGACGGCCGACAATTACGAGTTGTAAACCCGAGTTGCAAATCATGAATCACGACCATCAAGACGATTACGAAGACTACGAGGACGAGGACCTCGACGGCGACGACATCTCCGACCGCGACGCGGACCTGGAGGACGTGCGCGAGCAGGTCGCCCAACTGACCGCCGGGCACGAGGTGCTGACGCTGACCGCCGCAGACGGCGTGGTGCCCGCGATTCCCGACGGCGCCGCCGGCTATGGCGCGGTGGTGGCGGAATTCTGCTGGTCGCGCCTGAAGCGCGAGGAGCAGGATGCCTTCCTGGCCAGCGTGAAGAAGGCCGCGGCGAAGAATGCGCTGCTGGTGCTGCTGGACGAGGTGTACGTCGAAGGCACCAGCAATCCGGTCGCGCGCACCGATGCGCAGGGCAATACCTACGAGATGGTGACGACCGACGAAGGCAAGCGCGTCGAGCGCCCCATGAGCTATCCGACCGACAGCGCGCTGCGCAAGCGCCTGGCGAATGCGGCGAAGGAGATCCGGGTCGCGCGCTGGGAGTATTTCTGGGTGCTGACCTGCAGGCTGAAATAAGCGCCGGCCTGTCGGGATAAACCGTCGATTCGTCGGCGGTTTTTTATTGCGCTATCTGTTGGGTGCAAGGGCCGGGCAAGGCCAGGAGATGTGCGAGCCGGTTTCCCTGGGATCGGGCAGCGTGACGTCTTCCACACTTATCTGTCAGTAAGTACAATATCCTTATAACTGGTGCAGTCCTTGGACGTGTTGGCATTTGTATCGAATCTCCTGACCCAGCAACCTGTGCGAATCGCTCCTGCGCCGTCGCTATATTGAGCCATACCGATGATCGACCTTCCCGACCAGCCGCACCTGCGCGGTGGTGGCGCTATGGGCGCACTGATCCGTTGCCACGACTGGTCGACCACGCCGCTTGGCGCAGTGGAATCATGGCCTCTGTCCCTGAAGACGGCCGTGAGCCTGATCCTGCGCGCGCAGCAGCCCATGTTCATCGGCTGGGGACCACGCTACATCTCGCTCTACAACGACGGTTACATTCCGATCCTCGGCGACAAGCATCCCGATGCGCTCGGCCATCCGATGGCCGAGGTATGGAGCGAGATCTGGGACGAATTACGGCCGCTGAACGAGGCCGTCATGCGCGGCGAGGCGCTGTCATTCGACAACAAGCCGTTCCAGTTGGCCGGCCGCGAAACCTCCGGACCGCACTATTTCAGCTTCACCTACACGCCCTTGCTGGATGACGGCGGGCAGGTCGCGGGCATCTTCTGCGTGGCGATCGAAACCACCTCGACGGTGACGCTCGCGGACAAGGCACGCGCCGCGAGCGCGGCGCAGCAGGCCCTGGCCGAGAGCGAAGAACGCCTGCGCCTGGCCACCGCCGCTTCCGAGATCGCGTTCTGGGACGTGAACGTTCTCGATGGCAGCCTGATCTGGCAACCGGGGCTGCGCACCATGTTCGGCATCTCGACCGATGAAGCGCTGTCGCTGGACGACTTCTTCGCGGGCCTGCATCCGGACGACCGGGCGACAGTGGCCCGCGCATTCGCGGCGGCCTGCGATCCGCAGCGGCGCGAGCTGTACAACGTCGAGTACCGCACCGTGGGACGCGACGACGGCCGGGTTCGCTGGATTGCGGCCAAGGGACGCGGACTATTCGACGACGCCGGCCGCTGTGTGCGCGCCAACGGCACGGCCATGGACATCACCAGCCGCAAGACCGCCGAACTGGCGATGGAGATGGCGCTGGAGGCCAGCCACACCGGCACCTTCCACTGGGATATCCAGGACAACCGGCTCACCTGGGACGACGCGCTCGACCGCCTGTTCGGCCTGCGCCCAGGGGAGGCAGTGCGTAGCCTCGACCAATTCATCGCCCTGGTTCATCCGGACGACCGTGCCGAGGTTATTCGCCGCTGCGAGCGCTGCCGCGATGCCGGTGACGATTTCGAGATGGAATTCCGGGTGGTGTACCCGGATGGTTCGGTGCACTGGCTGTACGATCGCGGCCGGACCCTCCTTGACCAGGCGGGCCGTGCGAAGACAATGACCGGCGCTTGTGTCGACATTACCAACTACGTACGCACACGCGAGGCGCTCAAGCTTGCCGATCGCCAGAAGGACGACTTCCTGGCCACGCTCGCGCACGAGTTGCGCAACCCGCTCGCACCTTTGCGCACCGGGCTGCACCTGCTGCAGAACATCAAAAGCGAGCTGCCGAGCCAGGCGAAGCTGGTGCTGAACATCATGCAACGCCAGCTCGATCACATGGTGCACCTGGTCGACGACCTGCTCGACATCGCCCGCATCCGGCAGGGCAAGATCCTGCTGCGGCAGGATCCGCTTTCGCTGCAATCGGTACTCGAACAGGCGCTGGAGGGCACGCAGGCCCTGCTCGACGCGCAGGGCCATGAAGTCATTCTGGACCATGTGGATCCGGCGCTGCGGGTCACCGGCGACCCGACACGGCTGGTACAGGTGGTGGGTAACCTGCTTAACAACGCGGCGAAGTACACGCCACGCGGAGGACGCGTGTCGCTGCGGGGTGGCGAGGCCACGCAGCCGGACATGCTGCTCATCGAGGTGGCGGACACGGGCATCGGCATCCCGCCCGACATGCTCGAGCACGTTTTCAACCGGTTCACGCAGGTGCCGCAGCACCTGGACCACGCGCAGGGCGGACTGGGCATCGGCCTGAGCGTCGTCAAGAGCCTGGTCGAGATGCACGGTGGCCGCGTCGCCGCCGAGAGCGCCGGCCCGGGCGCCGGCAGCCTGTTCCGCATCTGGCTGCCGCGTGCGGACGCACCGGAGCCGGTCGAGGTCGCATCGCCTTCGAGTCCGGGCAGCACCGGGCGCCACCGCGTGCTGGTCGTCGACGACAACCGCGATGCGGCCGAGACCATGGCCATGGTGCTGGACATGAGCGGCCACGAGGTATTCCTCGCGCACGACGGGCAGACGGCGGTCGAGATGGTAAAGCGGCATGATCCAGAGGTGGTGTTCCTCGACATCGGCATGCCGGGCATGAATGGCTACGAGACAGCCTCCCTGTTACGGACCTTGCCGGGCGCGCAGGCCCGCATGCTGGTGGCGCTCACCGGCTGGGGCAGCGAGGCCGATCAGGCGCGCAGCCTCGCGGCGGGTTTCGACATCCACCTGACCAAGCCAGTCGACATCGACAAAGTCCACCGCGTGCTGTCGGCGAAGTTCAGCCAGGAGCCTCGCGCTTCGACTGCGAGTGCTTTGCTTCAGGCGTCCATCTGACTGTGCCGCTCAAGCCCGGCGCCGCGGGCGCCCGGCATACGCGCGCCCAAAACCGTCGAGGACCTGCGCGGGCAGCATTTTTACCATGCCGTGCAGAAGCAGCGGCACGAGCACGAGCTCATCGACGGCGCCGAGCACGGGCAGGGCGAAATTCGCCGGCTCGACGGCAAACAGTCCCAGGACAGCCAGCCCCGGCAACAACCAGGCCGGACGGCTTTCATGCCGGATAGCGAACCATAGCAGGCGCAGGTCCTGGCCGGCGACCATGCGCCACAATGCAAAGATGCGTTTCAAGGCGTTCTCCTCCATGGTTCGAGATGTATCGTGACCCTACATGGGTCACTCAAGCCCGAACTCAATAGAGAAATGAACAACCAGCGCAAATCGCCGTCTACTTGAACACGACGCGTGCCACGACCGGAAAATGGTCCGAGGGATAGCGCTGGTCGAGCGAGTCGCTCAAGGCCGCATACTTGAGCACATCGAAATGCCGGTCGACGAACACATAGTCGATCCGCTCGC
This window of the Massilia sp. WG5 genome carries:
- a CDS encoding sulfate adenylyltransferase subunit 1; translation: MNARTVTTSTDLNHQADQSGQASLLRFITAGSVDDGKSTLIGRLLYDSKGIFADQLAAVSRSKHKRTVGDTIDLSLLTDGLEAEREQGITIDVAYRYFATPKRKFIIADTPGHEQYTRNMVTGASTADAVIILVDVSKVKLNDDGSVELLTQTKRHSTIAKLLQIEHVIVAVNKMDLVNYDRSVYDRIVGAYTEFAKSLGLQDITAIPLSALAGDNVVEKTDNMAWYEGPTLIELLESISVYDEAHDAPFRFPVQLVARHNGHEANDFRGYMGRIESGKVSVGDKLVVQPSGVETTVKEIQTFDGSLQSAVAGQSVTLLLNEYVDISRGDVLAGASQPATLLKQVKADVCWMADEPLDVRRKYWIKHGTRQTMAKVKAIDSILDVNTQQRHAAEGLKLNDIARIEIAVQQPLAADAYEDIRATGAFILIDEVTHQTVAAGMIRI
- the cysD gene encoding sulfate adenylyltransferase subunit CysD encodes the protein MTTFTDTPGALGDANFDVNSRHLDALESEAIHILREVAAECANPALLFSGGKDSVVLLRLAEKAFRPGKFPFPLVHIDTGHNFDEVIAFRDARAAELGERLIVGSVEESIRKGTVRLRNPQTDSRNAAQAVTLLETIAEYGFDACIGGARRDEEKARAKERIFSFRDEFGQWDPKAQRPELWDLYNTRVHPGENMRVFPISNWTELDVWQYIAREKLALPPIYYAHERQVIPRNGLLVPLTPLTPAREGEQVETQVVRFRTVGDISCTCPVASTASTPDDIIAETAITQITERGATRMDDQTSEASMEKRKKQGYF
- a CDS encoding phosphoadenylyl-sulfate reductase; the protein is MSDLHLRTEETRGILERIARDHSPAVFASSLAAEDMVLTDLILKAALPIGIFSLETGRLHKETLDVLDKVKAHYGTEIALFRPQPELVEQYVTQNGLNAFYDSVEMRKECCRVRKVEPLGRALSGKKAWITGQRRAQSTTRAELAVQEDDAAHGMAKFNPLADWSEQDVWEYIRANDVPYNSLHERGYPSIGCEPCTRAIQPGEDIRAGRWWWENPESKECGLHLVDGKLIRIKSVAA
- a CDS encoding DUF934 domain-containing protein, which codes for MPKLQHHEQIIKGRAVVADDWRVLRLDEGETPETVEIPAGKVIVPLKVWQARRDELVQRAGEIGLWFAPDELASAVQDELDKFGVIAVDFPKFTDGRGYSIAFNLRKRLGYTGELRAIGDVLRDQLFQMHRCGFDAYATRQDRSIQDALKGLTVFSETYQASSDQPLPLFRRVKRDVPLEHSDVGAGI
- a CDS encoding nitrite/sulfite reductase produces the protein MYRYDQYDHLIVRERIAQYRDQVQRRLNDELTEEEFLPLRLQNGLYMQRHAYMLRIAVPYGLLSTKQLRMFAHIARTYDRGYGHFTTRQNIQFNWIELEQTPDILTDLASVEMHAIQTSGNCIRNTTTDQFAGVAADEIIDPRPFCELIRQWSTFHPEFIALPRKFKIAVNGAVQDRAAIAVHDIGLTAVRNAAGDVGFKFMVGGGLGRTPIIGSTINEFVPWQDLLTYLEAVMRVYNQFGRRDNKYKARIKILVKAVGAEEFARLVEQEFADLKDGPETLTREELDRVAAYFTPPPYAALENIDPRAAGGKDAEDNKAFGNWLQRNVKPHKMAGYASVVLSLKKTGVPPGDATAEQMDFVADLADKYSFGELRVTHEQNLVLADVEQSKLFEIWQLAKAKGLATPNIGLLTDIIACPGGDYCSLANAKSIPIAAAIAQRFDDIDFQHDIGDIELNISGCINACGHHHVGHIGILGVDKDGSEWYQVSIGGAQGNEAALGKIIGPSFSASQMPEVVQRLLDVYLRERVDGERFVDVTQRLGVNPFKEHVYATPIPAGELAVGEDQYA
- a CDS encoding CysB family HTH-type transcriptional regulator translates to MNLHQLRFVREAVRQNFNLTDAAKALFTSQPGVSKAIIELEDELGVDIFTRHGKRIRGLTEPGRLVLESVELIMQEIESLKRIGKEYAAQDSGSFIIATTHTQARYMLPKVVQAFMLKFPKVRLSLLQGNPRQIAEMVKNDQADLAIATESIAAVDGLITLPCYQWEHVLVVPHEHALTRSKAISLEEIAGYPLITYDAAFAGRSKIDHAFELRNLKPDVLLEAIDADVIKTYVELGMGVGIIAGMAFDPERDRNLRAIPVGQLFGMNVSRVAVKQGAYLRSYIYTFIELLAPTLNRKMVESAMRGTADNYEL
- a CDS encoding PAS domain-containing protein, translating into MIDLPDQPHLRGGGAMGALIRCHDWSTTPLGAVESWPLSLKTAVSLILRAQQPMFIGWGPRYISLYNDGYIPILGDKHPDALGHPMAEVWSEIWDELRPLNEAVMRGEALSFDNKPFQLAGRETSGPHYFSFTYTPLLDDGGQVAGIFCVAIETTSTVTLADKARAASAAQQALAESEERLRLATAASEIAFWDVNVLDGSLIWQPGLRTMFGISTDEALSLDDFFAGLHPDDRATVARAFAAACDPQRRELYNVEYRTVGRDDGRVRWIAAKGRGLFDDAGRCVRANGTAMDITSRKTAELAMEMALEASHTGTFHWDIQDNRLTWDDALDRLFGLRPGEAVRSLDQFIALVHPDDRAEVIRRCERCRDAGDDFEMEFRVVYPDGSVHWLYDRGRTLLDQAGRAKTMTGACVDITNYVRTREALKLADRQKDDFLATLAHELRNPLAPLRTGLHLLQNIKSELPSQAKLVLNIMQRQLDHMVHLVDDLLDIARIRQGKILLRQDPLSLQSVLEQALEGTQALLDAQGHEVILDHVDPALRVTGDPTRLVQVVGNLLNNAAKYTPRGGRVSLRGGEATQPDMLLIEVADTGIGIPPDMLEHVFNRFTQVPQHLDHAQGGLGIGLSVVKSLVEMHGGRVAAESAGPGAGSLFRIWLPRADAPEPVEVASPSSPGSTGRHRVLVVDDNRDAAETMAMVLDMSGHEVFLAHDGQTAVEMVKRHDPEVVFLDIGMPGMNGYETASLLRTLPGAQARMLVALTGWGSEADQARSLAAGFDIHLTKPVDIDKVHRVLSAKFSQEPRASTASALLQASI